A portion of the Sandaracinobacteroides saxicola genome contains these proteins:
- a CDS encoding sulfurtransferase TusA family protein — MPCQAINIDARGLRCPLPALRLARAVRENGPGTYSLAADDPAATLDIPALCAERGWHLTAAGEGVFHVTVPLSPNSPSA, encoded by the coding sequence ATGCCCTGCCAAGCTATCAATATCGACGCGAGAGGCCTGCGCTGCCCGCTCCCCGCGCTGCGCCTCGCCCGCGCCGTCCGCGAAAACGGCCCCGGCACCTACAGCCTCGCCGCCGACGACCCCGCCGCCACCCTCGACATCCCCGCGCTTTGTGCGGAGCGCGGCTGGCACCTCACCGCCGCCGGCGAAGGCGTCTTCCACGTCACCGTCCCCCTGTCCCCCAACAGCCCAAGCGCCTAA